The nucleotide sequence TCTCGCCCACCAGGAGCGTGTTGGACAGCCCGTCCGTTACGCTCGCCAGACTGATTTTCGTCACGGTCCCCAGGACGGTCGTCGGCGATCCCACCGGGGGCGGTTGGAAGGCGGAAGCCATCATGCCGTCGTCCGCGGTCCAGCGGAGCTTCGGCGAAGTGACCACGGTCCCACTGGCGTCGGTGGCGTACTGGAAGTTTCCACGGGACGCGGCGTAACTGCAGTACGCGCCGTATCCGACCGCGTCGGGCTTCGCCATCGACGGGCACAGGTACGTCGGGATCGGGTTCTTCGTGAGTTCAAAGTTGGTCGGCCCGCCGACGACGAGCGGAGTCGTCTTGTCGGTGGCTCCCTTGGCCGGGTTGTACTGCTTGGCGATGTTGTCCTGCTCCAGGTACGGGAGCAGGTACAGGAACCCGCTGTGGTGCTTGGACGGGGCTTCGGGCGGTAAGGCGTTGGACGTCGAACCGCCCTCGTCGTGCCCGTTCGGGGCGTAGCTGAACGGGGGCAGTTTCTCCACCGCCCCGTGGTAGTTGTGAACGGCGAGCCCGACCTGTTTCAGGTTATTGGCGCACTTCATCCGGGCGGCGGCCTCGCGGACCTTCTGCACCGCGGGAAGTAGCAACCCGATGAGGATCGCGATGATCGCGATCACCACCAGCAACTCGATCAGTGTAAACGCGCGGCGCATGCGGTTCGGGCTCACGGTGTGCTCCGGGAGGGGAGGTTGAGAAGAGCTGCATTGCGGAGGGCCGGTGAGCGCGGCGCAGAGGGAGGGCCGGGCGCGTTCCGAGCGGTGGCGGAGCAAGCTCGAGGCGGGAATCGTCCGTGGAGACCACGGCAATTCCCACTGCAAATCTTATTGAGACAAATTCTCAACAAGATGACTTTACATTACGGCCGGATCGGATACTGTCAACATCCGAAGCAAAAAAGATCGCACTGAATCACTGCGGGATCGCTCGCGGTTGCGAATTCTGTGCGGATAGTTACGCTGAAATTGCGTCTCAGTACCGCAATTGAAAGACGCCGCCATGAGCGACACGGAACTGGAAGAAGATGATCGCCACGAAACCCCGGACGGCTCCGAATCGGACCGGACCATTCGGGCGGACGAGTTGTTCGCGGGTAAGCGCGAAGTGTGGATCGACCTCGACGGGGTGCGTTACCGGCTGCGCATCACCCGGCGCGGGAAACTGATTCTTCAAAAGTAAGATTGAAGACGGATTGGCCACAAAAAGGCACAAAGGGCACAAAAAAGAAGACAGAGAGCAGAGGTCCGAGATCAGAAGACAGAAGCGTCGTTTTGAAGCCCCAGATGGGGCGACCGATCGTAGCCAGGGGTACAGCGCAACTCCTGGCGGGCTCCCACAATCCCCCAACGAACGAATGCAAAAATGAGCCAGCCCCGCTAGGGGCGACAGGCCAATCAGAGGACTCGCCGCCCTAACGGGGCTGGCTCATCTTGTGCTGGTCTACCAGGGGTTGCGCTCGCGTTGCTCGCTTCACCCCTGGCTACGATCGGTCGCCCCATCCGGGCTACAAAAGCCACACACGTCCGCTCCCGCGCCTTCTGGTCTCTGTCCTCTGCCTTCTGATTTCTTCTTTTTTGTGCCCTTTGTGTCTTTTTGTGGCCAATCGGTCTTTGCTTTTCTTGTCTGATCCGTGTTCTCTGTGTTGATCCGCGGCTCTTTTGTCTTTTTTTGTAACTACCCACCCCTCACTTCTTCTTCGCAGTGACGACGCGCGGGTTCTTGCCCATGTCCTTCAGCGTCGGGCCGAGTTCCAGTTCGGGCCGGTCGGCCAGGATACTCCGCACCGCGTCCTCTTGTTTCCAGCCGATTTCCAACAAAAGCGAGCCGTTCGGCTTCAGGAACGGGCCGATGCCGGCCGCGATGCGCCGGTAGAACGCGAGCCCGTCCGGTCCGCCGTCGAGCGCGAGGCGCGGTTCGTGGTCGCGGACTTCGGCGCTCAGTTCGGCGAACTCGGACTGCGCGATGTACGGCGGGTTACTCACCACCATATCGAACGCGCTACCCGGCGCGAGCGGCGCGAACAGGTCGCCTTGAAGTAACGTGACGCGGTCCGCGACACCGTGCTTGGTAGCGTTGCGCGTCGCAACTTCGAGTGCGTCCGGGGAGACATCGACCGCGGTCACGCGGGCGTCCTTCTTCTGGTGCGCGAGGCTCACGGCGATGCACCCGGACCCGGTACCGAGGTCGAGTACGGCGGGCGCGGTCATGGGTTTGAGGCGCTTGAACGCTTCGCCGACCAGGGTCTCGGTGTCCGAGCGCGGGATCAGTACCGCCGGGTCCACCTCGAACGTGAGGAGGTAAAACTCGCGCGAGCCGACGAGGTACGCGGCCGGCCACCCGGCCACCCGGCGCTGGATCAGTTCGCGGTACTTGCTGCGCTCCGCGTCCGTGGGCTGGTCGTCGAACCGCACGAACAGGTCCATGCGCGTGCAGTTGAGGACGTGCGCGAGGAGGATCTCGGCTTCCAACTTGGCGCCGTCAACGTTCTTCGCCTTGAGGAAGTCCGTCGTCCACGCGAGGAGCGCTTTGATCGTCCAGACGGTCGGCGTCGGTGCGGGCGGCATTGGGAGTCCGTTCTCGGAAAATTACGGGCGGTGAGGGCATTATTGCGAATCCCGCAGCGCCGCAACAGACCGGTTACCACTTACCGCGCTTGCGGGCGCTCCGCGCGTCGGGTAGAACATCCTCCGTTGATCGTGCTCGTGTTTAGCTCGGTGCCCTGCACCAGGCTGATGTTGCGTCAGCCGAGCTGTTACCGTGCCGTTCCGCGCGAGGAAGGCTGTTCCAGCACCGCTTTCGACCCCTGGGGCCACCCGGGGTGGAATTGCTGGGCCAACCTCGCGAATCGCGGTTTAATTCCACCCCGGGTGGCCCCAGGGGTCGGCGGTGCCGTGAGCCTTCCACACCCCAGGTCGAGAAGTAGACTGGAGCCCGATCAACAGCACAAGCCCCGGTGTGAGCCGGGGCTTGTGTCTTTCACGAATTCGATTACCGACGGTATGTGCGAGCGCTGCGGCTGCACATCTTAGTAGAGTCGGCTCTGGAGCCGCTTGCGGTAGTCGTCGGCTTGCGGGCTGCGCGGGCCGATCACCTCGAACACCTTCAGCATCAGATCGCGGACCGCGGTGCGTCCGAGTTGCCGGTCGTCGTCCGCGGCGGCGAGCAGTTCGTCCATCGCGGCGGGGTAGTCGCCGCGTGCCGCCAGGATTCGCGCGAGTGCGACCTTCGCTTCCGCCGTGGGAGCAGATTGGGCCGCAGCGAGATCGGCGTCGGCGTGCGGTACTTCGCGCAGGTGGAGGATTGCTTTTAAGCGCTGGGCCTCGGTCGCGAAGTCGCCAAAGTCGACCCCGGTGAGTAGCGGAATCGCTTGCGGCTCGTTGCCCGGGGCCGCGAGCAGCACGCGCGCCAGCCCGACGCGGGCGGCCGGGTCGTCTGGCGCGGTCGCGAGCATCGCGCGGTACGCATTGCCCGCTGCGCCTCGGTCGTGTACTTCCAGTTCGAGCGCCTGTTCCAACGGCGTCGGCTCTTTGGGTTCGGATGTTCCAGTGCCCAAGTCATCAATGAACGCGCGCAGTTGATCTTCCGGCAGCAGCCCGGTGAAACTGTTGACCATTTGGCCGTCGCGCACCGCGAACACGGCCGGGATGCCTTCGACCTGAAACATCTGGGCGATGTCCGGGTTCTCGTCGGTGTTGACCTTCACGAGCATGAACACGCCGGCCTTCTCGTCGGCCAGCTTTTCCAGCAGCGGCGCGAGTGCCCGACACGGTCCGCACCAGGGCGCCCAGAAGTCGATCACGACCGGGCGCTCGCGCGACCCGTCCACGACGACTTGCTGGAAGTTCTCCATCGTCCCTTCAACGACCCACGGCGAAGCACCCACAGCGCACCTCCTTTAAGGTGCCATCAACCTTACGCACCGGCGCCCGGCTTTCCACCCCGGTGGGTTGGCCTGTGCTACGGGCGCCCACGAAGGATCGCATCGGGGCACCGTTGCGCCCGGCGCCCGTAATGTTGAACGGATTCGCTTCGGTTGTGGGGCGAGCTGAGACGCTTCTGAAGCAATTGGTACGCGAAGTGGCGACACGGTTTCGAGTTTTGGCAGCAACTCCGTTCGTTCAACCGACCAGCGCGGCAACTTGCGCGACGGTCACTTCGGCCAGCGACGCGACGACGATGTCCGCGCCCGCCGCGCGTAGTTTGTCGGCCGGGTGGTGCCCGACGAACGTGACCGCGACACACTTCATTCCGCCCGCTTTGGCGGCTTCCACGCCGGCCACCGCGTCCTCGAATACGACACACCGGCTCGGGGCCGCGTTCAGCTTTTCGGCGGCCGTGAGGAACACTTCCGGGTCCGGTTTCCCGCGGCGCACATCATCCCCCGTGACGACCGCAGAGAAATACCGGCGCGTGTCGGTCAACCCGAGCAACAGGTCGAGATTCCCGGTCGGCGCGGACGAACCGACGGCTTGCGGCCACCCCGCGTCCGCGAACGCCGACACGAGTGCGGCCACGCCGGGGAGCAGTTGTGTGCCCTCGTCGCGCACCGATGCGCGGTACAGGTCTTCTTTGCGCTCGCCGAGGTCGCGACACAGTTGATCGTCGGCGTCGGGGTAGAACAGTTTTCGCAGAATCTCCGGGTTCCGCATCCCGAACGTCGCTGCGAAATCCGCGCGCGTGAACGGCTTGCCGATTTCGGACGCGAGCCGACTCCACGCCCGGAAGTGCTGCTCGGCGGTATCGACGAGCGTGCCGTCCACGTCCCAGATGATCGCAGGTGTTGTCATGTTTGCTGTTGTACGACCCCCGACCGTGCCCACCAGAACTCCGCGTTCTGGTGGGCACGGTCGGGGCCGCGAACGCGCTTGTAACTACACCCCGGGGTTGAAACCCCGGGCTATTCCCGGTGGCCCCGTTGGGGCCGCAAAGACGCGATACGTTCATTGTCTCCTGGACCCCGAATGGGGGTCACCGGGAATAGCCCGGGGTTTCAACCCCGGGTTCTGTGTGAAGCGTGGAAAAGCCGTTGACTCCCCGTTCGTGCTAGTGGAGACTGTGTTTCACTCCCGCCTTCTGTTTGCGACCCGCCACGCGCTCCACCCAACGCGAGCCGAACCATGTCCGCACGTCCCTCGTCCCCCGTGCCCCACCGCATCCCGCGGCGCGGGTTCCTGAAGATCGGCGCACTGGGGTTGGGCGGGCTCACGCTCCCGAACTTGCTCCGCGCGGAGGCCGCGGCCGGGGTTCGCTCGCCGCACAAGTCAGTGATCCTCATTTACCTCGTCGGCGGGCCGCCGCACCAGGACATGTTCGACCTGAAGCCGAACGCGCCGAAGGAGATCGCGGGGCCGTGGAAGCCCATCCCGACCAATGTGAACGGCATCCAGATTTGCGAGGCGCTCCCGCACCTCGCGAAGATCATGGACAAGCTCGCGATCGTGCGCTCGCTCGTCGGCAACCAAGCCGATCACGACGCCATTCAGGTTTACAACGGGTTCGACCCGAAGAAGCCGACGCCCGCCGGCGGGTGGCCGCAGTTCGGCTCCGCGGTCGCGAAGTTACAGGGACCGGCGGACCCCGCGGTACCGCCGTTCGTGAGCCTGTGTTACACCTGCACGCACGGGCCGTACAACGAGCCGGGGCCGGGCTTCCTCGGGCCGGCCCTCACGCCGTTCCGCGCGATGGGACCGACCCGCGATGACATGGTCCTCCGCGGTGTGAACGTGAACCAACTCGCGGACCGCAAGACGCTCCTCAAGCGCTTCGACGACATGCGCCGCGATAAGGACTCGTCCGGCGCGCTGAAGGC is from Gemmata palustris and encodes:
- a CDS encoding DUF1559 domain-containing protein, producing the protein MSPNRMRRAFTLIELLVVIAIIAILIGLLLPAVQKVREAAARMKCANNLKQVGLAVHNYHGAVEKLPPFSYAPNGHDEGGSTSNALPPEAPSKHHSGFLYLLPYLEQDNIAKQYNPAKGATDKTTPLVVGGPTNFELTKNPIPTYLCPSMAKPDAVGYGAYCSYAASRGNFQYATDASGTVVTSPKLRWTADDGMMASAFQPPPVGSPTTVLGTVTKISLASVTDGLSNTLLVGEKHYRVLGSTWASGTSNFDGSDLTGRPYTGNTNYAFPHPGADTSDGVTMTPMNTRTLVGKSATVNAKAGTASATAGGLSTNDATAWYRNTALSAFNSPHTGGCNFVFGDGSVKFVRDSIDMATYRALGSRNGGEVIGGDY
- the hemP gene encoding hemin uptake protein HemP; translation: MSDTELEEDDRHETPDGSESDRTIRADELFAGKREVWIDLDGVRYRLRITRRGKLILQK
- the prmC gene encoding peptide chain release factor N(5)-glutamine methyltransferase, with the protein product MPPAPTPTVWTIKALLAWTTDFLKAKNVDGAKLEAEILLAHVLNCTRMDLFVRFDDQPTDAERSKYRELIQRRVAGWPAAYLVGSREFYLLTFEVDPAVLIPRSDTETLVGEAFKRLKPMTAPAVLDLGTGSGCIAVSLAHQKKDARVTAVDVSPDALEVATRNATKHGVADRVTLLQGDLFAPLAPGSAFDMVVSNPPYIAQSEFAELSAEVRDHEPRLALDGGPDGLAFYRRIAAGIGPFLKPNGSLLLEIGWKQEDAVRSILADRPELELGPTLKDMGKNPRVVTAKKK
- the trxA gene encoding thioredoxin — its product is MGASPWVVEGTMENFQQVVVDGSRERPVVIDFWAPWCGPCRALAPLLEKLADEKAGVFMLVKVNTDENPDIAQMFQVEGIPAVFAVRDGQMVNSFTGLLPEDQLRAFIDDLGTGTSEPKEPTPLEQALELEVHDRGAAGNAYRAMLATAPDDPAARVGLARVLLAAPGNEPQAIPLLTGVDFGDFATEAQRLKAILHLREVPHADADLAAAQSAPTAEAKVALARILAARGDYPAAMDELLAAADDDRQLGRTAVRDLMLKVFEVIGPRSPQADDYRKRLQSRLY
- a CDS encoding HAD family hydrolase, producing the protein MTTPAIIWDVDGTLVDTAEQHFRAWSRLASEIGKPFTRADFAATFGMRNPEILRKLFYPDADDQLCRDLGERKEDLYRASVRDEGTQLLPGVAALVSAFADAGWPQAVGSSAPTGNLDLLLGLTDTRRYFSAVVTGDDVRRGKPDPEVFLTAAEKLNAAPSRCVVFEDAVAGVEAAKAGGMKCVAVTFVGHHPADKLRAAGADIVVASLAEVTVAQVAALVG
- a CDS encoding DUF1501 domain-containing protein, encoding MSARPSSPVPHRIPRRGFLKIGALGLGGLTLPNLLRAEAAAGVRSPHKSVILIYLVGGPPHQDMFDLKPNAPKEIAGPWKPIPTNVNGIQICEALPHLAKIMDKLAIVRSLVGNQADHDAIQVYNGFDPKKPTPAGGWPQFGSAVAKLQGPADPAVPPFVSLCYTCTHGPYNEPGPGFLGPALTPFRAMGPTRDDMVLRGVNVNQLADRKTLLKRFDDMRRDKDSSGALKAMDSFTEQAFGLLTSSRMAEALDLSKEPLRVIERYGTGDPKVFMDANGAPRVPQSLLMARRLIEAGARVVTLNYSKWDWHGGLNAEGRANNSIFLREQEDFPPFDKCVSALIEDLHDRGLDKDCTVVVMGEFGRTPKISAQVGRDHWPQLNCALLAGGGMKTGQVIGSSDKIAGEAASRPVTFGELFATLYHNLGIDADKATLADLTGRPQYLVEGSAQPIKELV